The Amblyomma americanum isolate KBUSLIRL-KWMA chromosome 5, ASM5285725v1, whole genome shotgun sequence genome window below encodes:
- the LOC144133682 gene encoding endothelin-converting enzyme 2-like — MVSRPPPTSPPVDPPSKAAAAGTNVDTPGTDSFPCVAQPDADTAPQKQPTVDASASSAIAGKSAVQRTIDVQLAAAQQSLGSKSVPVDSNASAPQTTLSQGTVSAPLAPQRPTAEGLQSTKERTRRTTPDEWRTRLTSLVPSPSPFDVNVVTTPKPRDGKSRAGSVVALSAEATTSGTMAATRSEAETSIPMTSDDAVSPHAHTATGGVGSEAKPPASAPAAASMFGAQQRQNQPDERGPVQPPSGHRQDALENVAVAGNCLSALVDVSLSLHLTPTSKDRLPLPAKTLRVPIRPYADREDSSLEKINFARSPRPSVCTPSRRVAGVYLRGAFLGIVAIVILFVILLPFTTVYKSPKQGMKVCDTEDCRKHVRTITRSTNRTIDPCHDFSAYVCSGWSQTTFPDQATGVVDSLRFSWYHDFRDTLLKGSLIIPAGRKPLAMYEMCMGYHNSSSKPDPRLLRDLFRAHYLNWPEAPTTVLPIISRALALAYRWQAPFWLAVSVLTDRSSGRRRIVVKPGYYLPIFRRFHDYVAHVYVDYYKSYYAAFYPERDADHEVNETDVDEIRSMEDWVLTELISVSRSQHKSPALLPFGNVDAYVANASATHWMEYFQTGLRLRPQLSAEDELVVSDTSLLKAFVKLALRFGDEKLNALLEWEVVQLYSPLADTRLLVSLYGSRHRAEMSHASYCAHHVEGTFKVLLLALGVYSRWTTKEREDIDAGFDSLVSAAVNLVKGSTWMDDESKTQVADKLASVRKRMWPPDSALAIGTLEEMYAHFFENETFAIQYTLRAINLSVEMNFTRDFQEARDLLGNSFPLYLDYNYVFNHVEVATGAAGAPAYYSNGTGAMFYGGLGFLMAMQLVKSIDGVGLKWMANGTNVPSILTESTRWSYYKRVGCLRGERGSNIFPEIPALEIAYSALKASHLRGHREHLPLSPDLSEDAVFFLTICYMTCADKNHPGPLAADCNKIVQNSAAFATAYRCPKGSRMNPDKCSFFS; from the exons ATGGTCTCTCGGCCACCTCCAACGTCACCGCCGGTCGACCCACCTTCTAAGGCTGCTGCAGCTGGGACCAATGTGGACACACCGGGGACCGACTCCTTTCCCTGCGTGGCTCAACCTGACGCCGACACTGCTCCTCAGAAGCAGCCTACCGTAGATGCCTCGGCATCATCTGCTATCGCCGGAAAGTCAGCAGTGCAGCGGACTATCGATGTTCAGCTGGCTGCGGCACAGCAGTCTCTGGGATCAAAATCTGTGCCTGTAGACTCGAACGCTTCGGCGCCGCAAACGACGCTTTCTCAGGGCACGGTGTCTGCACCTCTCGCTCCACAGAGACCGACAGCTGAAGGTTTGCAAAGCACCAAGGAAAGGACCAGGCGGACTACCCCCGATGAGTGGCGGACCAGGTTGACATCCTTGGTGCCATCACCCTCGCCCTTTGATGTGAATGTG GTCACGACGCCGAAACCAAGGGATGGCAAATCCAGAGCGGGCTCTGTGGTCGCGTTATCGGCGGAAGCCACTACGTCCGGAACCATGGCAGCGACCCGCTCCGAGGCAGAAACCAGTATCCCGATGACCTCCGACGACGCTGTATCTCCCCACGCTCACACTGCCACCGGCGGTGTCGGCTCTGAAGCCAAGCCGCCAGCATCAGCACCGGCTGCAGCTTCCATGTTCGGAGCACAACAGCGACAAAACCAGCCCGACGAACGAGGTCCGGTGCAGCCGCCGTCAGGTCACCGGCAAGACGCCCTGGAGAATGTCGCGGTTGCCGGAAACTGTCTGTCGGCCCTGGTAGACGTGTCCCTGTCGCTTCACTTGACGCCCACGAGCAAGGACAGGTTGCCTCTACCTGCGAAAACCCTTAGGGTCCCGATACGTCCGTATGCCGACCGGGAAGACTCCTCACTCGAAAAGATTAACTTC GCAAGAAGCCCTAGGCCCAGCGTCTGTACACCCAGCCGGCGTGTGGCCGGCGTCTACTTGCGAGGAGCCTTCCTGGGAATCGTCGCCATTGTAATCCTTTTCGTAATCCTCCTACCCTTCACCACTGTCTATAAAAGCCCCAAGCAGGGCATGAAAGTCTGCGACACGGAAGATTGTCGCAAACACGTTCGTACAATCACCAGGAGCACCAACAGGACGATCGATCCCTGCCATGACTTCTCGGCTTACGTCTGCTCCGGCTGGTCGCAGACGACGTTTCCCGACCAGGCAACAGGCGTCGTAGATAGCCTACGCTTTTCGTGGTACCACGACTTCCGCGACACCCTGCTGAAAGGATCGCTCATAATTCCAGCGGGAAGAAAGCCATTGGCCATGTATGAAATGTGCATGGGGtaccacaacagcagcagcaagccagaCCCGCGCTTGCTTCGCGATTTGTTTCGAGCACACTATCTGAACTGGCCCGAGGCTCCAACCACGGTGCTGCCAATCATCAGTAGGGCGTTGGCACTTGCATACAGGTGGCAAGCACCATTTTGGCTTGCTGTGTCTGTTCTCACGGACCGCTCGTCTGGAAGGCGACGCATTGTCGTGAAGCCCGGTTACTACCTGCCGATATTCCGCAGATTCCACGACTACGTGGCGCACGTTTACGTTGATTACTACAAGTCGTACTACGCAGCCTTCTATCCGGAACGCGACGCCGACCACGAAGTTAACGAGACTGACGTCGACGAGATTCGTTCCATGGAGGACTGGGTACTCACCGAACTCATCTCCGTCAGTAGGTCTCAACACAAGAGCCCCGCGCTATTGCCTTTCGGCAATGTTGACGCTTACGTTGCGAACGCCTCAGCCACCCACTGGATGGAATACTTCCAGACAGGTTTGAGGCTGCGGCCGCAGCTGTCAGCGGAAGACGAACTGGTGGTCAGTGACACTTCGCTCCTTAAGGCCTTCGTCAAGCTGGCACTTCGGTTTGGCGACGAGAAGCTAAACGCTCTCTTGGAGTGGGAGGTCGTGCAGCTGTACTCTCCCCTCGCGGACACAAGGCTCTTGGTGAGTCTTTACGGGAGCAGGCACAGAGCGGAGATGTCCCACGCCTCGTACTGCGCGCACCACGTGGAAGGTACTTTCAAAGTGCTACTCCTCGCCCTCGGCGTCTACTCTCGCTGGACCACGAAGGAGCGCGAGGATATTGACGCGGGATTCGACAGTTTGGTCTCCGCGGCAGTGAACTTGGTCAAGGGCTCCACCTGGATGGACGATGAGAGCAAGACACAGGTGGCCGACAAGCTGGCTTCAGTTCGCAAGCGCATGTGGCCCCCGGATTCAGCTCTGGCGATAGGGACGCTGGAAGAAATGTACGCCCATTTCTTCGAAAATGAGACGTTTGCCATCCAATACACGTTAAGAGCTATCAATCTCTCGGTCGAGATGAACTTCACCCGCGACTTTCAAGAGGCCAGGGACCTTCTGGGCAACAGCTTCCCGTTATACCTCGACTACAACTACGTGTTCAACCATGTCGAAGTAGCCACTGGTGCAGCTGGGGCTCCCGCGTATTACAGCAACGGAACGGGTGCCATGTTCTACGGTGGCCTGGGCTTCCTCATGGCGATGCAGCTTGTCAAGTCCATTGACGGCGTAGGGCTAAAATGGATGGCGAACGGGACAAACGTTCCGTCCATCTTAACTGAGTCTACGCGGTGGTCTTATTACAAAAGAGTCGGATGCCTTCGTGGCGAGCGAGGGTCAAACATATTCCCCGAGATACCCGCACTCGAGATCGCCTACTCCGCACTCAAGGCATCGCATCTTCGCGGCCACCGGGAACATCTGCCCCTGAGTCCCGACCTCTCGGAAGATGCTGTTTTCTTCCTGACCATCTGCTACATGACATGTGCTGATAAGAACCATCCGGGTCCTCTTGCAGCGGACTGCAACAAGATTGTGCAGAATTCCGCGGCGTTCGCGACAGCGTACCGTTGTCCGAAAGGATCTAGAATGAACCCCGACAAGTGTTCCTTTTTTAGCTAA